GCCGAGACCAGGACCAGATTGCCCCGGGACTTGCTCATCTTCTCGCCGTCCAGGCCCACCATGCCCGTGTGGGCGTAGTGCTTCGCCATGGGCTCGCCCGTGAGGGAGTACCAGTGCCCGGCGCCCATCTCGTGGTGCGGGAAGATCAGGTCCGAGCCGCCGGCCTGAACCGTGAACGGCGACGGCAGGAAGCGCTGGGCGATCACGGTGCATTCGATGTGCCAGCCGGGACGCCCCCGGCCCAGCGAGCTGCCGTCCCAGCAGGGCTCACCGTCGCGGGCGACGCGCCAGAGGAGCGGGTCGAGCCGGTTGCGCTTGCCGGGGCGGTCCGGATCGCCACCACGCTCGGCGAAGAGGGGAAGCATCTCCTCCTCGCTCAGCCCGGAGACGGCGCCCAGTTCCCAGGCTTCGACGTTCTGGCCCTCGGCATCGGCCGCGGCGACGTCGTAGTACACGTCGCCGTCGGGCTCGCCGTTCGTCCCCGGCACGCGGTACGCCAGGCCCGAGGCCACGAGGCGCTCGATCTCCGGGACGATCCACGGGATCGCCTCGACGGCGCCGACGTAGTGCGCGGGCGCCACGACATTGAGCGCTTCCATGTCCTCATGGAAAAGGCTGGTCTGATCGACGGCCAGCTCACGCCAGTCCTGACCGGTCGCGGTCGCCCGCTCCAGGAGCGGGTCGTCCACGTCCGTCACGTTCTGCACGTAGTCGACCTGGCTGCCGGCGTCGCGCCAGGCGCGATTGAGCAGATCGAAGGCCAGATATGTCGCCGCGTGACCCATATGGGTCGCGTCATACGGGGTGATCCCGCAGACGTACATGGACTGTTCGGCCTGCGGCTGGATAGTGGCGAAGTCACCGCGCGAGGTGTCGTAAATCCTGAGCGGCGGCATGGTTCCGGGCAGTTCAGGGACAGGGCGCGTCTTCCACGATTTCACGCCTGTCAGCCTATCGCTCAGGCGGGGATGACCCCGAATCCGAGCAGCAGGTACAGCGCGGCGCCGAGTCCGATCCGGTACCAGACGAACGCCTGGTACCCGCGGCTGGAGATGAACTTGAGGAACCAGCCGATGATCACATAGCCGACCGCGAAGGCGATCAGGGTCGCCAGGGCGGTCTCCCCCAGCCCATAGGGACCGGCGGCCTCGGAGCCTTTGAGAACCTTGAAGAGCTGGTAGAAACCGGAGCCGAAGACGGCGGGGATCGCCAGGAGGAACGAGTACCGGGCGGCGGCCTCCCGGGTGTAGCCCATGAAGAGGCCGGCCGTGATGGTGCCGCCGGAGCGTGACACGCCCGGGATGAGGGCGAGTGCCTGAGCGAAGCCGTAGAGGATGCCGTGCTTGACGGTGAGGTCCTTGAGCTGGCGTTCCTGCTTGCCGAAGACGTCGGCCACGGCCAGGATCATGCCGAAAACGATCAGCGTGGTCGCCACGATCCACAGGGAACGGAACGTGTGCTCGATGTAGTCCTGCAGCAGGATGCCGAGCACGACGATCGGGATGCTGCCCAGGATCACGAGCCAGCCCATGCGGGCGTCCGGATCGTCGCGGGGCACGCTGCCCCGCAGCGAACCGAACCATGCCTTGACGATCCTGACGATGTCCTTCCAGAAGAACAGGAGGACGGCGGTCTCGGTGCCGAGCTGAGTGATGGCGGTGAAGGCCGCCCCGGGATCGGAGGCATTCGGCAGGAACTCCCCCAGGATGCGCAGATGAGCGCTGGATGAAATGGGGAGGAACTCGGTCAGGCCCTGTACCAGGCCGAGAAGTATGGCTTCGATCCAATTCATGTAGACGACCTTACGTCATGGCCTGTGACCAGCCCGGAAGCCCTCGCGGCACCCCCGGCGAAATGTGTCGAAGGGCAGGAAATTCCCCCGCAGGAGTGGTAGACATCTCACATGAAGGAACAGATTCTGCCGCGGTCCGTGGAACAACGTCTGTACCAGGGCCAGAATTACGAGTACATGGTCATCAGCGTCGAGCGCGACGAGTCGCTGCCCGAGGCACGACGGCGCGTGCTGGAGCACAGCGAATACGGCAAATGGGAACTTCACCGCTCAGTCCTCTACCTGGGCGGCCATCGGCGCTACTGGATGCGGCGCAAGGTCATGAACGTCGCACGCACGATCTGACCCGGCCCCACTGGTCCGAGGCTCCAGCCCGCCGCCTCGGCCCGGGTCCGTCGACGCCGTTTCGGGCGCCGACGGACCAGTTCAGGTCAGTAGTTCTGGAGCAGATCGGACAGGACGCGCGTGCCGAAGCGCAGGGAGTCCAGCGGGACCCGCTCGTCGACGCCGTGGAACATTCCGGTGAAGTCGAGCTCGTCCGGCAGCTGCAGGGGCGCGAAACCGTAGCCGGTGATGCCGAGCTGGCTCAGTGACTTGTTGTCCGTGCCGCCCGAGAGCGTGTACGGCAGCACCGTGGCCTCGGGGTCGTGGCGCTTGAGGGAATCGACCATGGCGTCCACGAGATTGCCCGCGAACGGCACCTCCAGGGACACGTCCTTGTTCACGTAGCTGAGTTCGATGCCTTCAC
Above is a window of Arthrobacter sp. Y-9 DNA encoding:
- the mshC gene encoding cysteine--1-D-myo-inosityl 2-amino-2-deoxy-alpha-D-glucopyranoside ligase, translated to MKSWKTRPVPELPGTMPPLRIYDTSRGDFATIQPQAEQSMYVCGITPYDATHMGHAATYLAFDLLNRAWRDAGSQVDYVQNVTDVDDPLLERATATGQDWRELAVDQTSLFHEDMEALNVVAPAHYVGAVEAIPWIVPEIERLVASGLAYRVPGTNGEPDGDVYYDVAAADAEGQNVEAWELGAVSGLSEEEMLPLFAERGGDPDRPGKRNRLDPLLWRVARDGEPCWDGSSLGRGRPGWHIECTVIAQRFLPSPFTVQAGGSDLIFPHHEMGAGHWYSLTGEPMAKHYAHTGMVGLDGEKMSKSRGNLVLVSALRREGVEPAVIRSAVLANHYRTDWFWTDELLEEAERRVTRWREALDHAPEGSAGPLLAVLRERLADDLDAPGALKALDAWADAALAEGGSASAPDASLVSDSVNALLGVEL
- a CDS encoding DUF5703 family protein, which translates into the protein MKEQILPRSVEQRLYQGQNYEYMVISVERDESLPEARRRVLEHSEYGKWELHRSVLYLGGHRRYWMRRKVMNVARTI
- a CDS encoding undecaprenyl-diphosphate phosphatase, with product MNWIEAILLGLVQGLTEFLPISSSAHLRILGEFLPNASDPGAAFTAITQLGTETAVLLFFWKDIVRIVKAWFGSLRGSVPRDDPDARMGWLVILGSIPIVVLGILLQDYIEHTFRSLWIVATTLIVFGMILAVADVFGKQERQLKDLTVKHGILYGFAQALALIPGVSRSGGTITAGLFMGYTREAAARYSFLLAIPAVFGSGFYQLFKVLKGSEAAGPYGLGETALATLIAFAVGYVIIGWFLKFISSRGYQAFVWYRIGLGAALYLLLGFGVIPA